Within Malus domestica chromosome 04, GDT2T_hap1, the genomic segment AGTTTCAAAGTCGGGACGCATATGTGCAAAATTAGGAGTTACggtggaaaattaaaaaaattaagggagTATGTTAGTGAGTTTAAATTGAAATTATCTATATATCTTTAGTTTTGAGAACAATCATTGAATCATCACTGAAATCAGGGCAATCAAGATTTAGCCAATTTACTCATTCATGATCTTATGGACAGCTAGTCAAACATGTTTTGATGAAGTAAGATTTAAATTGACAGATCAACAGTTCACTACTAATCACATTAATATTGTTTTTCACTTGCATTCTACGGCCTACTAACACAATAGACatgaggttttatcacaaaatattATGATGTCATTATACATGCAAGATGAATCGGAgttacaaaaataattattgTGATAGTAAAGCGTTCTTAAGTACAACGAGTGAAAACATTCGTTATACATTGTAACTTAATCTGTTAAATTTCCAATGTATGATTCTTGTTATCTTCAATGTAAAGGCCGGCCAACATGGCAAATAAATTCTCATCATGCATTCACTCCAGCTACTTATACTTTTTTACACGAGTGCATGAtgattattaatattatattataacgTTGATATCATACTATATTCATATATAATATCGCATATAAAGTAGTAACAACATATGATAGTgttgaaaagtaaaaaatacaAGCGATAACCACTGCGAGTCACTTGGAGTTTGTTGtgcttaattttcattttcttaattATCTCTTTTCAAAATGATTTGTtctatattaattaatatttagagTAATTAATTACAATCACAGAGAAAATTAAGTTCCTTGTGAACATAATTATTAGCTGAAGTgctgaaagagagagagggagagggagagggagagagagatggcaGCAGATCAGGGCCAGCAGCAGGCATCCAGTGAGTCCATGGCAACGGTGGCTGAGAAGGCTCCGATCACCGCGGAGAGGAAGGTCCGCAATGATTTGGAAACCAAGCTCCCCAAACCATGTATGTGTATATTATGGTCGTACAGTTTGCGTTTTACAATGATATTGATAGATTATTGATGATATATTCACAGTATATGTtccttaatataaaaaaatatacgtTCGTTCCATGGCCGAACTAGTGGTTTAAGTTTTACCTTTATGTTCTAGAAAAATTAGCGATAGTTTCACATGATCACATGCATAATAATGCATGAATCAACtgctcattttttatttatttttaattaaattttgttaATTTAAGACATGCCTAGGGCTACGATTGCACCTGATATGGAGAACATCAATGGCACATCGGGCCATAAGCATTCCAACATGTCTGTGCTTCAACAGCATGCAGCTTTCTTCGACCAAGACAACGATGGCATAATCTACCCTTCTGAAACATTCAGAGGTAAATCAATTTTGAAGTTTTAGGGTTTTCGATTGTCATGTACAAAAATGGATCGTCTTACTTGAATCTGTTCTTGCAGGATTTCGTGCCCTCGGGTTTAATCCGGTTGCTTCATTCCTTTTCATGGTTCTTGTCCATGCAGCTATGAGTTATGCTACCCTTCCTGTAAGTTTTGCAATCTTTAAACGGACAAAGCGAGATATTCTAATCTAGTCTAATTTGTGGGAAGCGATTCAAACTTGAGTACAAGGGTGCAAGCACACTATCCTGACGCACATTCGCGGCAATAGTTAACTTTTTACAGCCAACTATCTGCATTGTCTGATTCATTTGTCATTAGAACTGCTTAATTTTTGTCTTCATTACTTCTTATGCAGACATGGATACCGTCGCCTTTCTTCGCAATTCACATAAAGAACATACATATGGCAAAGCATGGAAGTGACTCAGGGACCTATGACACAGAGGGAAGGTGAGAACACCTGCCCATAAACCCAAAGAAGAGTCTCTCAGATGTGATTGTTCGATTCGAAACGTGTGTTATAGGTTATTTGAAGAATTATTTGTTCATGAGATTTGATGTCATTATCTCCTCCAATAAAATGGGGAAACTACGTGTCACTAAACCGGATGATCATTACTGTCGGAGTTCTACTATAACTACTTCAAACTTAATATATCTTTGATTTGCATGTATACTGCAGGTACATTCCTGCAAATCTGGAGAACATGTTCAGTAAGTATGCCCGCACCGTGCCTGATAAGCTTTCATTCAAGGAGCTTTGGCACATGACTCAGGCTAACCGTGACGCCTTTGATTTCTTTGGCTGGTcggtccctctctctctttctctcgagCACACACAAATACACGCGAAAACATAACACGGAAGTGCAGTTCATTAATTTCCGTTACTGTTTGCAGGATTGCAAGTAAACTGGAATGGGGAGTTCTGTATGTTCTTGCAAAAGATGAAAACGGCTACTTGGCAAAGGAAGCCGTGAGACGCTGTTTCGATGGAAGCTTGTTCGAGTACTGTTCAAAGTTGCAGAAGGGCGCTGTTGGTAAGATGGGATGATGCGGAGCAAAGTAGAGGATCGAACGTTCGTTAATGAGCTGCAGATTGTGTTTCGTATTAGTTTTTGAGAGCTTTCTTTTGGTCTGAGTTTTGATAGACTGATAAGCGATGATAGAAAGAGGCTTAAATAATGTGACTTTAAGGAGTTGAGTTGGATGAACAACTCCTAGACTTCTCAATTGTTCCAATTTCCAACTCAGTAAAAGCCTCTGATTTTTCCTACGCTTAAAACTGTTAACGTTAAAATTCTTTAGTCACAGCTAAACAAGAAGATTCTACTACACAACCCTTAGGATTTCCGGTCTCCTCTCTCAT encodes:
- the LOC103427748 gene encoding peroxygenase-like: MAADQGQQQASSESMATVAEKAPITAERKVRNDLETKLPKPYMPRATIAPDMENINGTSGHKHSNMSVLQQHAAFFDQDNDGIIYPSETFRGFRALGFNPVASFLFMVLVHAAMSYATLPTWIPSPFFAIHIKNIHMAKHGSDSGTYDTEGRYIPANLENMFSKYARTVPDKLSFKELWHMTQANRDAFDFFGWIASKLEWGVLYVLAKDENGYLAKEAVRRCFDGSLFEYCSKLQKGAVGKMG